The Acidobacteriota bacterium genome includes a window with the following:
- a CDS encoding four helix bundle protein — translation MARDVAKRYQDIVAWQLADDLRRQIVATSAEAPFAQDYRLCAQIRAAANSASANIAEGFKRFNPGEFSQFMKYARGSLAEVGIHLTDAKDRRLISEARHAELSHLAARAAIASARLHGYLRTAEPPKTKTRSAQKRR, via the coding sequence GTGGCCCGCGACGTGGCAAAGCGCTATCAAGACATCGTCGCCTGGCAACTGGCCGACGACCTACGCCGGCAGATCGTTGCGACATCGGCGGAGGCCCCGTTTGCTCAGGACTACAGGCTCTGCGCGCAGATCCGGGCTGCCGCCAACTCGGCATCGGCGAACATCGCAGAGGGATTCAAACGGTTTAATCCTGGCGAGTTCTCGCAGTTCATGAAATACGCACGCGGTTCGCTCGCAGAGGTCGGCATTCATTTGACCGACGCCAAGGACCGAAGACTCATCAGTGAGGCAAGACACGCCGAACTCAGTCACCTCGCTGCCAGAGCCGCGATCGCCTCAGCTCGCTTGCATGGGTACTTACGAACGGCAGAGCCTCCAAAGACCAAGACGCGATCAGCGCAGAAGCGCCGCTGA
- a CDS encoding molybdopterin-dependent oxidoreductase, which translates to MHPTRRQVLGTLAAASAATLVDPGHVLAKLAADVPCTGAAPAGELLGTLPLFRNKPQVQAFGVKYGGPGLDARMVTDLSILEPGKLITPNELAYIRTEIPAAAANHTGPWTIETSGLLATDGLLELDAIAKQSRSYGAHLFECSGNANPSNFGLMSVAEWDGIPLADIVAGLKPTKDATAVLVSGFDHIGQVSQRSIVGASWVFPLASLDQLGAFLAVRMNGEPVPADHGKPVRLVVPGWYGCTWIKWVNEIRLVGPDEPATTQMVEFANRTHQAVPHKFARDYTPADIQTAATPVRIEKRRTASGLEYRIVGIVWGGTKAVDRLAVRITPAAQTPQQFDSKSGEFAPFAVCPTPKTHATWNLWEYRWKPTAPGTYDIALKVADASVPQRRLESGYYMRQVTVDEV; encoded by the coding sequence ATGCATCCGACCCGCCGACAAGTCCTGGGCACCCTCGCCGCGGCCAGCGCTGCCACCCTGGTTGACCCCGGTCACGTGCTGGCCAAGCTGGCGGCCGACGTCCCCTGCACCGGGGCCGCTCCGGCCGGCGAGTTGCTCGGCACGTTGCCGCTGTTCCGTAACAAGCCCCAGGTTCAAGCCTTCGGCGTGAAGTACGGCGGCCCCGGTCTGGATGCCCGCATGGTCACCGACCTGTCGATTCTCGAACCCGGCAAGCTGATCACCCCCAACGAGCTCGCCTACATCCGCACCGAGATCCCGGCCGCGGCGGCGAACCACACCGGTCCGTGGACCATCGAGACCAGTGGCCTGCTCGCCACGGACGGCCTGCTCGAGCTCGACGCGATTGCCAAACAGTCCAGGAGCTACGGCGCCCACCTGTTTGAGTGTTCCGGCAACGCCAACCCATCGAACTTCGGCCTGATGAGCGTGGCCGAATGGGACGGCATCCCCCTCGCCGATATCGTCGCCGGCCTGAAGCCCACCAAGGACGCCACCGCGGTGCTGGTGAGCGGGTTCGACCACATTGGCCAGGTGTCGCAGCGTTCGATCGTCGGCGCGAGCTGGGTGTTTCCACTGGCCTCGCTCGACCAGCTCGGCGCCTTCCTGGCCGTGCGCATGAACGGCGAACCGGTGCCGGCCGATCACGGCAAGCCCGTCCGCCTGGTCGTCCCCGGGTGGTATGGCTGCACGTGGATCAAGTGGGTCAACGAAATTCGCCTGGTCGGCCCCGACGAACCCGCGACGACGCAGATGGTGGAGTTTGCGAACCGAACGCACCAGGCCGTCCCGCACAAGTTCGCGCGCGATTACACGCCGGCCGACATCCAGACCGCCGCCACGCCAGTGCGAATTGAAAAGCGTCGTACCGCAAGTGGTCTCGAATACCGTATCGTCGGCATCGTCTGGGGCGGTACCAAGGCCGTCGATCGCCTGGCAGTCCGGATCACGCCTGCGGCACAGACACCGCAGCAATTCGACAGCAAGAGTGGCGAGTTCGCTCCATTCGCGGTCTGCCCCACGCCCAAGACGCACGCCACCTGGAACCTGTGGGAGTACCGCTGGAAGCCCACCGCGCCTGGCACTTACGACATCGCGCTGAAAGTAGCTGATGCGTCAGTGCCACAGCGCCGGCTCGAGTCGGGATACTACATGCGCCAGGTCACGGTCGACGAGGTCTAA
- a CDS encoding VWA domain-containing protein has product MLGCCRGWRSIPRLPTPDSRPAQNQQPTFRAGVTLVTTDVIPRDDKGQFISDLTAADFTVLEDGVQQTVTSFSLVHGGRTFNLLQPAPAAAVPEGIVLPAARRSMADTAGRIFLIFIDDLHFEPELTPHVRRLLETVLNTLIHDGDFVAVVSSGPSYLEVGPTYDRKLLAEAPRKIRGSGYLPREIFKMMENSQGPGDIRARAQMAFYTAYDILGDIEKVANRRKAVIYISTGYDFDPFAAGRSSSDRVMGGRYADPMAFALDDENPYFKMGAVTADLDLHRLMRELTLSANRANASIYTIDPRGLAGITDVGEYVDQSDWRTYVQKTTSSLRYLAEETGGFAVVNTNDFATELRRIDAETSDYYVLGFYSTNPDPTKRTRQLEVKVNRPNITAASRRAYSLKTEGAPKPPPALKLKK; this is encoded by the coding sequence GTGCTTGGCTGTTGTCGCGGCTGGCGCTCAATCCCTCGACTCCCGACTCCCGACTCCCGGCCTGCGCAGAACCAACAGCCCACGTTCCGGGCCGGTGTGACCCTGGTCACGACCGACGTGATTCCGCGCGACGACAAGGGCCAGTTCATCTCGGACCTGACGGCGGCCGACTTCACCGTTCTCGAAGATGGCGTTCAGCAGACGGTGACGTCATTCTCACTGGTGCATGGCGGGCGGACCTTCAACTTATTGCAGCCGGCCCCGGCGGCCGCAGTGCCTGAGGGCATCGTCTTGCCGGCGGCGCGGCGCAGCATGGCCGACACGGCGGGTCGCATCTTCCTGATCTTCATTGACGACTTGCATTTCGAGCCCGAGTTGACGCCCCACGTTCGCCGCCTGCTGGAGACCGTCCTTAACACGCTGATCCACGACGGCGACTTCGTCGCCGTCGTCTCGAGCGGGCCCTCCTACCTGGAAGTGGGACCGACTTACGATCGCAAGCTCCTCGCCGAGGCGCCCCGGAAGATTCGCGGCTCGGGGTACCTGCCGCGAGAGATCTTCAAGATGATGGAGAACTCGCAGGGGCCAGGCGACATCCGCGCCAGGGCGCAGATGGCGTTCTACACGGCGTATGACATCCTGGGCGACATCGAGAAGGTGGCCAACCGGCGCAAGGCCGTGATTTACATCAGTACCGGTTATGACTTCGACCCGTTTGCCGCGGGCCGCAGCAGCAGCGACCGGGTGATGGGCGGGCGGTATGCCGACCCGATGGCCTTCGCACTGGATGACGAGAACCCGTATTTCAAGATGGGGGCGGTGACCGCCGACCTCGACTTGCACCGGCTGATGCGCGAGCTGACGTTGTCGGCGAATCGCGCCAATGCCAGCATTTACACCATCGACCCGCGCGGCCTGGCCGGCATTACCGACGTCGGCGAGTACGTCGACCAGAGCGACTGGCGGACCTACGTGCAGAAGACGACCAGCTCGTTGCGCTACCTCGCCGAGGAAACCGGCGGCTTCGCGGTGGTGAACACCAACGACTTTGCCACCGAGCTGCGGCGCATCGACGCCGAGACCAGTGACTATTACGTGCTGGGGTTTTACTCGACCAATCCGGACCCGACCAAGCGCACGCGCCAGCTCGAAGTCAAAGTGAACCGCCCGAACATCACGGCGGCATCGCGCCGCGCCTACTCGCTGAAGACCGAAGGCGCGCCGAAGCCGCCCCCGGCACTCAAGCTCAAGAAATAG